The DNA region CACTGAATCCAGACATATACCATTTCTTAAGAGGCTCACAAGACTTACAATATGAAGGCAACACATTAATCAGCTCTAGACACTAATGGTCCATACAAGAAACAAACAACACACGTTGTGCCATAGTGGCGAGTCAATGAACAACCTTACGTACCTCGATTTGATCTTCGAATGACCACAACGAGTCAATCCCTCCGATAAACGTTTAACCTGTTTAAGACAACTAATATCAACGTAATCAACAACGCAACAACATACTATAATTATACCAACATTATTGTCAAGCAATCAAAGAGCGACGAGCTTCCCCGAGGCTACAATGGTGCATTCCACACCCGACCTTCTTTTAGCTACAAACAAGCTCTACACGAGCTACCAAACATCCCCACCATAAGAAAACAACCCATAACCTACTTGTATATAACTACTATGGGCCACGGCTTCCGACCACCGTCCCGTTAGTTCTCAACAAATACATGCCTTTCATGCTCATACACGTTCGTAGATGGTTGTAGATGATGAATTGTACTTGGGTCGCCTTCTTTAAAAGCTTCCCGTCACCTTACTTTACTACGAAGTAACCTTCGATTTGCTATTCCGGAGCGACATGATGCTCGTACTGGGAAATCGTGGACAATGATGTCTAAGCTTGTAATCACTTGGGGTGAAATACCCATCTGGACACTTTTTAGAGGCTTGGTCGTCCTATCTAGAATCTTATACGTGGGTCTTGCTATGAAGAAAATATTCACTGAAGGTCATATAGAGAAAATGGTGATTGGAAGTGATTAATTTCTATATGTTAAGCTATTTAAGGTGGCAGAAAATTGATTAAAAGGTTATGGCGGTGGGGTACTTCCCCATTAAGGAATTTCCCTTTGTTACTACTAATTCATTCCCGACAAAATGAGGGCACCGGTAACATCAATTGCTATATCTTCTTTAGTGCGTGTATATGCTCCAGCACGTTTTCCAATTAATCGCATAGGGGCCCTACATTCTTTCCATGTATCAGCTGCAAGGATAATATTATAATACTAGTTTGTGGAAGATAACATAAAATACTATACTTTATAATGCATATTAACTTATTAACTCCAACtaattataataaataatattCGTCACTTCTTATTACTACCGATGTAACTTTGTCAACTTCTAATTTCCAATCTTATATCAAGAGTACAAATTTTGAactattaattctcaaaatgGAAAAAAGATAACTTTTCTTATAAGAAATAATTTCTAGCTTTATAGTAAAGAAAATTTCATTTATAAACTTTCTCAAATCATGTGTATAATTTAAAGCATATTCGGAAATAGTATTAATAGTAACTAcccgaaatcatacttatcaaatctTTACTAAAATGTTTtacttaaaaatatatatatatatatatatatatatatctacaccGTATCAAAATAATATTTGACGATATCAAATTTGTCAAACTTACGGGGTCTTACAATAGCACTGTCATAAACCCTTTATGACCTCATAAATGACTTTAATCCCTTCAAGCTTACATCAACTAACTTATGACGCGCTTTAACCTAGACGCACGGGATGTTACAATATGTACAAAGTTATTCGCCCACCGATATACATATTGATATATACGGTTGATTTCAGCACTCGATCTTGTTCATCGTCATTTCAATAGCCAATCCTGTTCAccgctatgtatattatatatgagCAATCTGCCTACATCTGGCTAGATGAATGTTCATCGTTCAAAGTTAAAACTAATGTTAGGTAAATCATTCTCCTTCACTGATATGCACAAGTAATACACctcaaaatatgatttttcttcttcttcagctCGGGGTAATACAAGCAAACCCATATCAGTGTCAATCAACAATGGTGGTGAATCATCGTCAATCTTGTAACGAATATCTAGCGAATTAACTTCGATTTGCTGGATATAATATATAACTCGTTCAACGTTGAACTCGCTTTTCAGCATAACCCGTtgacttttgaaaacaagaactACTCCGTTTTACGCGTGAAATAGGGGTATGAGATAGCTTTTTGGATGGATATATATTAGAAAGCATGAAATAAGGAATAAAATAGTTATCTTCCAATAAAATGGCACGTTTTAATTGTAACTGGCTATACAATAATGCCAAAAAATTTGAACTTCAATGGCTAAGCATAATCTTTGGCAAAAAATATGCTAACAAATTCTTAGGGTTGTATACAGGCGTTAGTATCCAATTTATTTTGGCGAAACTCATTCAAATCCATGTAACTCGCTCAATCCACTCAAATTTTAATGGGTTGGATAACTAGAATAATTTTGATGATAGGTTGATTTGGATTATGCGGTTAACGCATGACAAATCAATAGTCCAATGAACCCATATACCCAACACTGACCGATGAAATGATCAATCTTAGCCTCTAGTAGCTAGCTAGAGTTCCACCTCCAGATTAAATTTTGCATCTAAAAATTAATTGTTTAAAATTTTTTGAAACAACTATTTATATGTCATTTATTGATTTAACTCACTTTGACTCGTTCAAATTCTGTTGAAATCGCTTATTTGCCACCCCTAATTTATTTTATAGTGATTAAGATGTCTTAATCTGAATGCATGTCtgaatattaaaatattatattcaaattagaatattaaataattaaaattatttGTTTCTCAACATCGGAATGTAGAAAATTTATCATTAAGATTAAAATAAAATACTTATATGATCTAATACTATATATATCAACAAAATAGTTTTAATAATTATTTGGTGGTTGGTGATAATGATGACTAACTGTGGTAGTTGTGGGGCCAAGTGATGTTAATTGGTAGTTGGTGTAGCGTTGGCAGATTGGTGATTGTGAGTAATAACTAGGGGTGATTATAATTGACAATATCGATCAATATAGTGATTGATAGTAATAATTAGTGATGATGGCGGAATGTAATATCATCATGTATTGAAATTTGCACCCACCACTAAAGCACGTTTTCTGCGGGGTTTTTTTTGTAAgaaatctaatttctttttatgacatttcaacaaaaaaatcTGTCGAAAAAATCACATTTTTGTTAGTATGGAATAAGGCAAAAACAAAATTGCGCACTCTTTTAGTTATTAAGAAAAACACCAAATTAAGGAAAAGGTGCGTACCCTGATTGCGACGTAAAAATGAATAAGTAGCCCCTACTTTGAGAGGCTTCATTTATTGCTAAATCACCATATTGAAAAATCATAAATCACATGACATCTTGTACACTGTGTAAGTGTGCATACAGCACTACAAGACAGCTAGAGAGCCAAAATATGTAACCACGCAACAGACGAGAAGACAATATTTGAAGATTCTAGTGTGGCGTCCACACACACATCCTTTGCAGCTCCTTTATAGAGGCGGAACGAGAATTTTAAATTTATGAATTTTAAATTTTACAACGATGACTTCAAGCATAAATAATTGGATTTCAAAtttaatatgtatgtatatttaataAAAATTTAACACAAAGATACTATTGGAGTAAAACTAATGGGTTCATCTGAGCTGGGCTTGTACCTCCGCCTCTGGCCATACACCAACCATTCCTTTTAAGGTTTTGGTCTTGTCAACACCAACTTGTGACCTAAAAAAACTTAGATTAAGAAATTTACTCGAGTTGGGATGTTTGGAGCTGAACCAACAGGTATAttatactctctccgtttcaatttatgtgaacctatttcctttttagctcgtgccaaaatgaatgacctctttcctaatttggaaataaattcactttatgaaatgatttacaaccacacaaatattcaagacttagtTTGaatcataagtttcaaaagtcttcactctttcttaaatgtcgtgctcaatcaaatgggttcatataaattgaaacggagagagtatatatatatatatatatatatatatatatatatatatatatatatatatatatatatatatagtatgatCCAGAAAAGGACCGCACAGTACAATATTGTCCGATCCGCATTTTCAATAACGTAGCTACGGACATTGGCAGTACTACACTTTATAATCACGTTTGAGTCCGACCCCTTAAAAGATAATTACATGTAATCGTTCATAAATAGAAGTAATATTAGTAACTTAGAAAATAAGACAGATAAACCTGCTATACTAGCTTAAAATATACTGATAGCAGGGAGAATGCTTTAGACAATCAGCACTGGATGCCAACCAGAACTCAAAGGTTAGATCGCTTTCGCGTGGTTATAATAAACTCCTATGCAACTATTATTCCTTGTCTGATTCCTTGGAAGAACCTGCTTCGTCCGATTCTTTGGAATCTGATATCATTTTCTGTATCATAGCGCTAGTTTCTGCATCTGTCATGCGATCTTTGTTCTGCGATTGCGTATATGACTCGAAGAACTCTTTGTTCTCTTTCTCTAACTCTTTCCACACTGCAAAATATaaaccaacaatatcatgatGATCAGTTGGACATACTGGAAATAGAGGTGAACCAAAATTTTGAGTTTATAGGTTCTAGATTCTAGAAAAAACAGTTTATTGAGTCTCCCAATGTGAAATATGCATAAGCTAATGtgttttaagttatatacatgcGCGCATGTGTACATAATGTTTAAACTATATATCAGGGTAATTTAACTTTTTATAGAACAAGTTACTCCGTTATTTACTCTATTTTAAAGGTTATTAAATCATGTTAGTTATAAACAACTCGTCCCCCGAAAGATGGTGTAAAAATATCATATACTATATCACTATACAAAACTTAAACTCTAAGCTATTAAGCTAATAGCTGCAGACAATAGAATAAATAAAAAAGAGTAACAATTGGACTAACCAGTGGCAGTGATTACGGGCTTTATGTTTGCATGCTTGGATAGTGCCTCCATGCACTCCTCTTTTGTCATTTGGAAAATTAAACACTTTTCTATCAGGTGCTGCACCTATAGGGTTAACAGATTAATAAGCATGGGAATAAGAACAAAAACAGCAAGCAATTAAGTATAGAGAATAAACAACAATTTATTTTGTAGTTTCATCCAGGATTGCGGTGGGATGGATAGTATCCTTCCACCCTTAACTAGAGTTTTCTGGTTTGAGCCCTCATTATGAAAAAAATTCAGATAGAAAGCTCTTCCCCTCTAACAGGTCTTGAGCGATGCTAATCGACAGATTTAGTAGTATAGATATGATTTCATTTGAACCCTTAAATTTTACTGTAAACCTGGatttatcaatatatataaaccCACTAGAATTGCTGAAATTAAACCGTGAACTCAAAACTTAAACAAGGTGATGAGTTCAGTGATAGGAACCCAGTGCTAAATTCATAGAGATAAAATCTTGAATCTGACTATGTTAGACGTCAGGGTTCTATAACTGATACTGGACACACCCAAAAatctaaaaagaaataaaaaaaaaaaaaaaaactgatcgaTAGTACTATTGAACTATACATCCGTAGATATTTGTATTTACCATGTGGATGTATGAAGCAGAAGAACCACTCATTATCTAGTTTACTATATCTGATCCTGATCACCAACACAAGCTAGCTAGCTCAAATAGCAAAATATTGTAGATGATAAGAGTAAGGTATATGATAAGAGATCGTGAGTTGAGGCAAGTGAGTGAATAAAATACACTTTATAATAGTAGAAAATTAGTAGCAGCAACTGTAGTGTGGGGTAAGGAGTCCCACGTGATAGATAAATAATAACTGGTGGAGAGGGGATTAGAGTAGATTTTCTAAGTGACTATTTCTTTGTCTTTTTTAATCTGGCCCCTCCACGTGATAAGTGGGTCCATTAACCGAAACTGGACTAACCAACATCTCCTAAGTGGCATTATATCATTTAATCATTGTATTAAATTATCTACTTACCTATTATCATCCAATCATATGCAAATACGTGTATAATTGATCAAATATGCATGGTTTCGTTAGTACCTTAGTAGTCATTTTTGTAAACTTGGTGCATGATGTTGTTTGGAAACCGGAAAAGAACCGTGACCCACAAGAATATTGCAAGCTTATGTGAACTTTAATTTTAACTTGCTTGGCTCACTAAAAAAACACTCGTAATTTGAGAAGGTCAAAATTGCAAAGCTTATGTGACTTTAATTTTAACTTGTAGTGGCTACCGTTGCATATGTAGAATTTTGTGTAAATAGTTTCGCTTGTTTCCACATTTCAATACTTTTTCTTGGATAGCCGTGAAATTTCTGAAGGATAATGCTGTATAATTTGAAATTCGGTAGATAATAGATTTGTCACCCTTGTTAAATGTTAGGTTTTTGTTTGCGGTGTGCTCAATCCACGCATTAATTATTTGTTTGCTTATAGGCCAAAGACCTTCCAGTACGAAGTTGCGTGACGGAAAGGAGAACCAAAAACAACATACACCCCAAAGCTATATGAGCCCTTTTGAATGACCTAGCTAGAATATAATCTGCTAGACTTATAACCAAAAAAAAGTCTAGTAGACATTATATAATTGTGTGTGGAGGTCAGTGAAGGAAGTTTTGAAGCTTCTATGTGAAGAAAGATCTCACGTCGGCCCTTTAAGGGATATGGTTCTTTAATATGGCTTGAGCAATTCTCATTttttgagctagcttttggagATTGGAGAGAATTTTGTGAAGAGAAAATGAATTATGGGACTCTGTGACTTGAAATATTGATTGGTCTGTATCTCTGTGTAGATATATGATTGCTTGAATTGGGCCCGAGATTCATAACATTCTAACATTTCTATTGTATATTATGTAACAATTTCATTTAAAAATTTAAGTTATTAAATAaacatatttttattttcttaattatgttttcaacCGACCTCAACTGGAAAGACTTTTAAAACGCACCGATTGTCCTTTTTCGTTCTTCTACATGCAGCCGtctttttttcaaaataattGAGCAAATAGTTAATGGTGGTACATTGCACCTAACTACCAAGTAGAAAAGCAACTGCACGTTCAAACGgggaaaaaattatttctttattCAAAGATATTTTACCAAGTTATTCTTATTTAGACTAGATGTATAATGAGGCCAGAATAAAGTTTCACTTGCGATTGAGGTAGATCTATGGTCTATCTATTTATCATCATAAGTAAGAGAGAGAACCAGAAGATTCAATAAGAGGATATAGGAAATAAGTCATATGTGGTTCTTCAAAGAGTTGCACTAGAATAAAGAATTTTTTATATGCTGATAGATAGTGTGAATAAGTTTGATATATAATCTGAATATTTTAATTTTCTATAACAAGATATTTACCTTATTATTTATAAAATTatgattaatatatatataaacagactAATATTAGCGTAAAAATATAGAATAATAATTAgcataaaaatataattttttataaTGTTTTATCTTTGTGCTTCTCTACGCGAGGTAAAAGCTTCATTATATAGTCATGTCTTCTCTATTTAGATTGAGATTTGACTCTTACAATTCTAATTGTAATAATACAAATAATCCTAAACTATGTTAATGTTAAATCCTAAACAATATGGAATTGAACGATCTACACGTTTTCTCTATCAATATATGTTATGGCAGGTCATTGATCTTAACTTAGAAAGTGTAAAAGATATTATACATGTCACTACCAGTGAGCATTATTGCATGACAATTGATTAGGCTTTAACATGTGTCAAGTGTAGATTAGCTGGATTGCGATAGAGAAATTAGTTCCGAAGTGCATGGCTTACACTCAAAAGCATAAAGATCATTGAGACTGAATATGACAAAGTAGGAAAATACAGAATATGACCAAGTAGGAAAATACAGTGTAAATTATACTTCTCATCTAAACATGCAAACAGCGATTTTTGCTTGTAGTTCatgcttttgaagtttgaattcAATAGTCCGAATTTGAACTTTGGGTTTT from Lycium barbarum isolate Lr01 chromosome 10, ASM1917538v2, whole genome shotgun sequence includes:
- the LOC132614346 gene encoding uncharacterized protein LOC132614346, whose translation is MSGSSASYIHMVQHLIEKCLIFQMTKEECMEALSKHANIKPVITATVWKELEKENKEFFESYTQSQNKDRMTDAETSAMIQKMISDSKESDEAGSSKESDKE